The proteins below are encoded in one region of Edaphobacter bradus:
- a CDS encoding HvfC/BufC N-terminal domain-containing protein — translation MNAPTLHALQRRMAAAVMRPLTRNETMRKRDASGASTAEEANAFIRPNDRLTSFERLEIYNRQYWFRLFSSFEEDFPGLKSVVGSRRFQALMSAYLEAHPSRSFTLRNLGSSLVAWLTKYPHFTAPHTEAAIAMATLEWAHIEAFDNERREPLNAEQIAALDDASRIALQPCLRLLEAPYAVDDALLAIRDSSHDAGSQASNAVAIHLVRRARASRRPRPEHIYLAVHRHDDTVYYKRLAREDYLLLYALDQGAPLGDAIESAFADSAIPEGDRPSFLQSAFHNWMQMGWLCAPRPTSETL, via the coding sequence ATGAACGCCCCGACCCTTCACGCCCTTCAGCGACGCATGGCCGCAGCCGTCATGCGCCCGCTCACTCGCAACGAGACGATGCGCAAACGCGATGCCAGCGGCGCCTCCACAGCCGAGGAAGCCAATGCGTTCATCCGCCCCAACGACCGCCTCACCTCGTTCGAGCGCCTCGAAATCTACAACCGTCAATACTGGTTCCGCCTCTTCTCTTCCTTCGAAGAAGACTTCCCCGGACTCAAATCTGTCGTCGGCAGCCGCCGCTTCCAGGCCCTGATGAGCGCCTACCTCGAAGCGCATCCCTCGCGTTCCTTCACACTGCGCAATCTCGGCTCCTCGCTCGTCGCATGGCTCACGAAGTATCCGCACTTCACAGCACCCCACACCGAAGCCGCCATCGCCATGGCAACACTGGAGTGGGCGCACATCGAAGCCTTCGACAACGAGCGCCGCGAACCGCTCAACGCCGAGCAGATCGCCGCGCTCGATGACGCCTCCCGCATCGCACTTCAGCCCTGCTTGCGGCTGCTCGAAGCTCCCTACGCCGTCGACGACGCCCTGCTCGCCATCCGCGACTCTTCGCACGACGCCGGCTCGCAGGCATCGAACGCTGTCGCGATCCATCTCGTCCGCCGCGCCCGAGCCTCTCGCCGCCCGCGACCCGAGCACATCTATCTCGCCGTCCACCGCCACGACGACACCGTTTACTACAAGCGGCTCGCGCGCGAGGATTACCTCCTGCTCTACGCGCTCGATCAGGGCGCGCCACTCGGAGATGCCATCGAATCCGCATTCGCCGACAGCGCCATCCCCGAGGGCGACCGCCCCTCGTTCCTTCAGTCCGCCTTTCACAACTGGATGCAGATGGGCTGGCTCTGCGCTCCCCGTCCCACATCGGAGACCCTATGA
- the bufB gene encoding MNIO family bufferin maturase yields the protein MPANRFNGFSDYGVGIGLRVPHYRHILEKKPVVDWFEIISENYMIDGGRPLAVLDSILEQYRVVQHGVSMYFGSAEPFSREHLRRLKDLVRRTKTPWLSDHLCWGSVDGTYTHDLLPMPYTFEAARLTAEKIRRAQDFLEVPIAVENVSSYAEFHVSEMTEWEFLNEVVEQADCGILLDVNNIYVSSQNHNFDPHTYVNSIPPERVAQIHIAGHSKFEKYILDTHDHPVLDPVWKLYARAIERCGPTATLLEWDDSIPSFDEVHAEALKAKCYLEPKTKTVDSSLAVTA from the coding sequence ATGCCTGCAAATCGCTTCAACGGCTTTTCGGACTACGGCGTCGGCATAGGACTGCGCGTCCCACACTATCGCCACATTCTCGAAAAGAAGCCTGTTGTCGACTGGTTCGAGATCATCTCGGAGAACTACATGATCGACGGTGGCCGTCCACTCGCCGTCCTCGACAGTATCCTCGAGCAATACCGCGTCGTGCAGCACGGCGTCTCCATGTACTTCGGCTCAGCCGAGCCCTTCTCGCGCGAACACCTCCGCCGCCTCAAAGATCTCGTCCGCCGCACCAAAACTCCGTGGCTCTCCGATCACCTCTGCTGGGGCTCCGTTGACGGCACCTACACCCACGACCTCCTCCCGATGCCCTACACCTTCGAGGCCGCGCGCCTCACCGCGGAGAAGATCCGCCGGGCACAAGACTTCCTTGAGGTCCCCATCGCTGTCGAAAACGTCTCCAGCTACGCCGAGTTTCACGTCTCCGAGATGACCGAATGGGAGTTCCTCAACGAGGTCGTCGAACAGGCCGACTGCGGCATTCTGCTCGACGTCAACAACATCTACGTCTCCTCCCAGAACCACAACTTCGACCCCCACACGTACGTCAACAGCATCCCCCCCGAACGGGTCGCGCAGATCCACATCGCCGGCCACTCGAAGTTCGAGAAGTACATCCTCGACACGCACGACCACCCTGTCCTCGACCCTGTCTGGAAGCTCTACGCACGCGCCATCGAGCGTTGCGGCCCAACTGCGACCCTGCTCGAGTGGGACGACTCCATCCCTTCCTTCGACGAGGTCCACGCCGAGGCCCTCAAGGCGAAGTGCTACCTCGAGCCAAAAACGAAGACCGTAGATTCTTCCCTGGCGGTGACAGCATGA
- a CDS encoding anti-sigma factor family protein, which yields MVLNCRHVWDQISGYLDNTLDAATRADVEEHLAHCEICSAVLDSTRNILILTADDRVFELPLGYSERLHARLTQAILEGPPTDTTSSG from the coding sequence ATGGTTCTGAACTGCCGCCATGTCTGGGACCAGATCTCAGGCTATCTGGACAACACGCTCGACGCCGCCACGCGCGCCGACGTCGAGGAGCACCTCGCTCACTGCGAGATATGCTCCGCCGTCCTTGACTCCACGCGCAACATCCTCATCCTCACCGCCGATGACCGCGTCTTCGAGCTTCCCCTCGGCTACAGCGAGCGTCTGCACGCCCGGCTGACCCAGGCCATTCTCGAAGGCCCACCCACGGATACAACATCCTCAGGCTGA
- a CDS encoding sigma-70 family RNA polymerase sigma factor yields MIAAILSGEHSLFHELIRPYERSVYLMALSMLKNEADAEDAAQEAFLKAYRNLARFRAEARFSTWLISIVLNEARGRLRRTQPALTDSLDDDREGDITPMQLTDWREIPSQAVEREEVCALIRRALLNLPLAYREVFILREIEERNVQETAETLGITAASVKMRLHRARLMLQKHLAPQLKSAVPAPRRRFQWF; encoded by the coding sequence ATGATCGCAGCCATCCTCTCCGGCGAACACTCACTCTTCCACGAGCTGATTCGCCCCTATGAACGCAGCGTCTACCTTATGGCCCTGTCGATGCTCAAAAATGAGGCCGATGCCGAGGACGCCGCACAGGAAGCATTTCTCAAGGCCTACCGTAATCTCGCCCGCTTCCGCGCCGAGGCCCGGTTCAGCACCTGGCTCATCAGCATCGTGCTCAACGAGGCCCGCGGCCGGCTGCGCCGCACCCAGCCCGCCCTCACCGACTCGCTCGACGACGACCGCGAAGGCGACATCACTCCCATGCAACTCACCGACTGGCGAGAGATCCCCTCGCAGGCCGTCGAACGCGAGGAGGTCTGCGCTCTTATCCGCCGCGCACTCCTCAACCTGCCCCTTGCCTACCGCGAGGTCTTCATCCTCCGCGAGATCGAGGAGCGCAACGTCCAGGAGACCGCTGAAACTTTGGGCATCACTGCAGCATCCGTTAAAATGCGCCTTCATCGCGCCCGTCTGATGCTGCAGAAGCATCTCGCCCCCCAACTGAAGAGTGCCGTGCCAGCGCCGCGAAGGAGGTTCCAATGGTTCTGA
- a CDS encoding DoxX family protein, translating to MKSLFAQLNTLHAAFCSIAEKLCSPLLLFIRLYWGWQFAQTGWGKLQNQARVVDFFTSLNIPFPAFNAHFVSGLEFVGGILLIVGLFSRPIAFLLTGSMFVAFWTAEREAFLSIFSNSDKFYKADAYTFLFASIMILAFGPGLFSLDALLSRWLFTSEAVVQNHADHRESNAVTG from the coding sequence ATGAAATCCCTCTTCGCACAACTCAACACCCTCCACGCCGCCTTCTGCAGCATCGCGGAAAAGCTCTGCTCTCCTCTACTGCTCTTCATCCGCCTCTACTGGGGCTGGCAGTTCGCGCAAACCGGCTGGGGCAAGCTGCAGAACCAGGCGAGGGTCGTCGACTTCTTCACGTCGCTCAACATTCCCTTCCCTGCGTTCAACGCCCACTTCGTCTCGGGGCTCGAGTTCGTCGGCGGAATCCTGCTCATCGTTGGCCTCTTCTCACGCCCCATCGCATTCCTGCTTACAGGCTCGATGTTTGTTGCCTTCTGGACGGCGGAGCGCGAGGCCTTCTTATCCATCTTTAGCAACTCTGATAAATTTTACAAAGCGGATGCCTATACCTTCCTCTTTGCATCGATCATGATCCTCGCCTTCGGTCCCGGACTCTTCTCACTGGACGCTTTGCTCTCAAGGTGGTTGTTCACGTCCGAAGCGGTCGTTCAAAACCACGCAGATCACAGGGAGAGCAATGCCGTCACAGGGTAG